One Streptococcus gallolyticus subsp. gallolyticus DSM 16831 DNA window includes the following coding sequences:
- a CDS encoding phage tail tip lysozyme: MSDKNDLRKRVVRNRHIKESVQRHNQLSARKAQKAAKVEYQKAKTNLKKAEEALNKAKEELKTADLSDKEKAEKLKKLEANVKKAKAEVKAAKKVKKKVRKTNPTVGQKARKTGRNIGKTVSREVLTTAMTQDDTLSDAIRLKRQARQTAITMKHAGRATAKGTKLAYRGAKGTVKLSAKATKYTYKGARKGTQKATQATAKVAAKTAQGFATVAKSVASAATSLLANPITWIVSGVVALVLFLVIIVSSIFSSNVAQQTEFTLNQSWLHISQVDRKNSSDQVDYYTDIDSILLYMNYRYGGDWEPDAKWDDGTGGKLTGALGFNHFSDALDDIWKEENKDIDNLKTMAELYTNGKEWLKLDDDDLAEYKEILESQSETGKYLAYQELSNPFYPADDDKSETEYLTISKRYGYIDKDTIDPTSTLQASSGQKLYATMDGKVTVTTKDLKGDETETTNVIITDSDARFIYYNIASIRVKTGDKVEAGAELGTVSGSSQKIAYVKKYGEVDPKDSQWLQDIKEKDVSYGYTEKTTKNKTNVWVFVNPGFYFPFVKYSQTTVVTKTSSEMSGRAKQFYDLVKKYYPNATDNGIAAVVGNFAVESSITAKRAEGDYLSPPVGASDGCWDDETWLNMGGTEIYGGGYPNILHRGLGLGQWTDTSDGGTRHTMLINYANAIGKKWYELETQVRFMLEGDSPYYQNILKTVLTSNADTDSLTRTFLTKWEGINNGTLSQRQGYAKQALSWFHQSIAGGGTLASSWDFPEEYRDKIKSMPTTASMTTQAGSGYKVGQCTWYAYNRLVELGEITDLSGSYGHLGNGQDWVRNLVAKGWHYSTTPSVGAVCSTAGGFDSTYAIYGHVMIVEAVNDDGSFLVSECNYAGNQSQIHWRVCQNASYYTFATP; the protein is encoded by the coding sequence CATTAAAGAAAGTGTTCAACGTCACAATCAGCTATCTGCTCGAAAAGCCCAAAAGGCAGCGAAAGTAGAGTATCAAAAAGCAAAAACTAATCTCAAAAAAGCTGAGGAAGCTTTAAATAAAGCTAAAGAAGAGTTAAAAACAGCTGATTTGTCAGATAAAGAAAAAGCTGAAAAACTAAAAAAGTTAGAGGCTAATGTCAAAAAAGCCAAAGCTGAGGTAAAAGCTGCTAAAAAGGTAAAAAAGAAAGTTCGGAAAACAAACCCAACAGTTGGCCAAAAAGCTCGAAAAACAGGTAGAAATATTGGTAAAACGGTTAGTCGTGAAGTGTTAACAACCGCTATGACACAAGATGACACCCTTTCGGATGCCATTAGATTAAAACGTCAAGCCCGACAAACTGCAATCACAATGAAACACGCAGGTCGAGCGACGGCTAAAGGAACGAAATTAGCTTATCGTGGAGCCAAAGGAACGGTTAAGTTATCTGCCAAAGCTACCAAATACACTTACAAAGGGGCTAGAAAAGGCACGCAAAAAGCGACACAAGCCACCGCAAAAGTAGCCGCTAAAACGGCTCAGGGATTTGCGACAGTTGCTAAAAGTGTAGCGAGTGCTGCAACGTCTTTACTAGCAAATCCAATTACTTGGATTGTTAGTGGCGTTGTAGCCTTGGTGCTCTTTTTAGTTATTATCGTTTCCTCAATCTTTTCAAGTAATGTTGCCCAGCAAACCGAATTTACCTTGAATCAGTCTTGGCTTCACATCTCTCAAGTGGATCGAAAGAACTCTTCTGACCAGGTTGACTACTACACAGATATTGATTCTATCTTACTTTACATGAACTACCGTTATGGTGGTGACTGGGAACCTGACGCAAAATGGGATGATGGCACAGGTGGTAAATTGACAGGAGCTCTTGGCTTCAATCACTTTTCAGATGCTTTAGATGATATTTGGAAAGAAGAAAATAAGGATATTGATAACCTAAAAACCATGGCGGAACTTTACACCAATGGTAAGGAGTGGCTGAAACTAGATGACGATGATTTAGCTGAATACAAGGAAATTCTTGAAAGTCAATCTGAAACAGGAAAATATTTAGCTTATCAAGAATTAAGCAATCCCTTTTACCCCGCTGATGATGACAAAAGTGAAACGGAGTATCTAACCATTTCAAAGCGTTATGGGTATATAGATAAGGATACTATTGACCCTACAAGTACCTTACAAGCTTCATCAGGACAAAAACTTTACGCTACTATGGATGGAAAGGTCACCGTCACAACAAAAGACTTAAAAGGTGATGAAACAGAGACGACTAATGTGATTATTACAGATAGCGATGCTCGGTTTATCTATTATAATATTGCCAGTATCCGAGTCAAAACAGGTGATAAGGTTGAAGCAGGAGCCGAACTTGGGACTGTTTCAGGTAGCTCTCAAAAGATAGCCTATGTTAAAAAATATGGTGAGGTTGATCCTAAAGATTCTCAGTGGTTACAAGACATCAAGGAAAAAGACGTTTCCTATGGCTATACCGAAAAAACAACAAAGAATAAGACTAATGTCTGGGTATTTGTTAACCCAGGCTTTTATTTTCCCTTTGTAAAATATAGTCAAACCACCGTAGTGACCAAAACGTCTTCTGAAATGAGTGGTCGAGCGAAACAGTTTTATGATTTAGTGAAAAAGTACTACCCAAATGCGACGGATAACGGTATTGCGGCTGTTGTTGGTAACTTTGCGGTGGAGTCCTCAATCACAGCGAAACGTGCTGAAGGTGATTATTTAAGTCCGCCTGTTGGTGCATCTGATGGTTGCTGGGATGATGAGACTTGGTTAAATATGGGCGGTACAGAAATCTATGGAGGAGGTTACCCTAATATTCTTCATCGAGGACTTGGCTTAGGTCAATGGACGGACACCTCTGATGGTGGTACTCGTCATACCATGCTAATCAATTATGCAAATGCTATTGGCAAAAAATGGTACGAGCTAGAAACACAAGTTCGCTTCATGCTAGAAGGGGACTCCCCTTACTATCAAAACATCTTAAAAACAGTTTTGACCTCTAATGCCGATACAGATAGCCTTACCAGAACCTTCTTAACGAAATGGGAAGGTATTAATAACGGCACGTTGTCGCAACGGCAAGGCTATGCCAAACAAGCCTTATCTTGGTTCCACCAATCAATTGCAGGTGGTGGGACATTAGCTTCCTCTTGGGACTTTCCTGAAGAATACCGAGATAAAATCAAAAGCATGCCTACTACTGCTAGTATGACCACACAAGCAGGTAGTGGTTATAAAGTGGGGCAATGTACCTGGTATGCTTATAACCGTTTGGTAGAACTCGGCGAAATCACAGACCTTTCAGGAAGTTATGGTCATCTAGGAAATGGTCAAGATTGGGTGAGGAATTTGGTTGCGAAAGGCTGGCATTATTCAACCACCCCGTCTGTTGGAGCCGTTTGTTCAACAGCAGGTGGTTTTGACAGCACTTACGCTATTTACGGACACGTCATGATTGTTGAAGCGGTTAATGATGATGGTAGCTTCTTAGTTTCGGAATGCAATTACGCAGGCAATCAAAGTCAAATTCATTGGCGAGTTTGTCAAAATGCTTCTTACTATACATTTGCGACACCATAG